In Candidatus Nitronauta litoralis, one DNA window encodes the following:
- a CDS encoding helix-turn-helix domain-containing protein gives MHRKLRALDPAKPIRNVSKTFRYFRISRTTFYEWRRAYEEKGESGLINRRPGPAY, from the coding sequence ATTCATCGTAAGCTTCGAGCCTTAGATCCCGCAAAGCCAATCAGAAACGTTTCCAAAACCTTCCGCTATTTTAGGATTTCAAGAACCACATTCTATGAATGGAGGCGGGCCTACGAGGAAAAAGGAGAATCTGGTTTGATTAACCGGAGACCCGGCCCTGCGTACTGA
- a CDS encoding heavy-metal-associated domain-containing protein, protein MAQEILKVEGMTCGHCAETVTKAVQGLAGIQSVNVDLDKKEVAVEFDETATPLEKVSSAITGVGFEVVS, encoded by the coding sequence ATGGCTCAGGAAATATTAAAAGTAGAAGGAATGACTTGCGGCCACTGCGCCGAAACGGTGACCAAAGCGGTGCAAGGGTTGGCTGGTATTCAATCAGTCAATGTAGATTTGGACAAAAAGGAAGTCGCCGTGGAATTTGATGAGACCGCCACGCCACTTGAAAAAGTGTCTTCGGCAATTACTGGAGTGGGGTTTGAGGTGGTTAGTTAA
- a CDS encoding pirin family protein — protein sequence MSDSENYRTANLIVKNQRVSDGQGVKILRALGTRQLVQADPFLLLDEFKSDEPLDYIGGFPDHPHRGFQTVTYMLAGRMRHKDNKGHAGVLTPGSVQWMKAGRGIIHSEMPEQDEGLLHGFQLWVNLPASEKMSEPFYHEFSSEKIPTVSRVGCVLKVIAGKTQEGNIGAVQGITGDPVYLDVQLLPDSEFSEKLERDHTALLYMFEGKGSIVSLDKTELLETGNLAELGSGNRVKIRAGKSGCRFLLIASSPFKEPIARQGPFVMNTENEVRQAALDYATGNF from the coding sequence ATGAGCGATTCTGAAAACTATCGAACAGCAAATTTGATCGTTAAAAACCAACGGGTGTCCGACGGTCAGGGTGTGAAAATTTTACGCGCTCTGGGCACACGCCAGTTAGTGCAAGCCGACCCTTTCCTTCTCCTCGACGAGTTTAAATCGGACGAGCCTCTGGATTATATTGGGGGATTCCCGGATCACCCGCACCGTGGATTCCAGACGGTGACCTACATGCTGGCAGGACGTATGCGTCACAAAGACAATAAGGGGCATGCGGGCGTGCTCACTCCTGGCTCAGTGCAATGGATGAAAGCTGGACGCGGGATTATTCATTCGGAAATGCCGGAACAGGATGAAGGTCTTCTACACGGTTTTCAACTTTGGGTTAATTTGCCCGCCAGTGAAAAAATGTCCGAACCTTTCTATCATGAGTTTTCCAGTGAAAAGATTCCAACCGTATCGCGCGTGGGATGCGTCCTCAAGGTAATTGCCGGGAAAACACAGGAGGGGAACATAGGAGCAGTTCAAGGTATTACGGGTGATCCTGTTTACCTGGATGTCCAACTTTTACCTGACAGCGAATTTTCTGAAAAACTGGAAAGAGACCACACTGCCCTCCTTTATATGTTTGAAGGCAAAGGATCTATAGTTTCCCTGGATAAAACAGAACTCCTGGAAACAGGAAACCTTGCTGAATTGGGATCTGGGAATCGGGTAAAAATCCGGGCTGGAAAAAGCGGTTGCCGCTTTTTATTAATCGCGAGCTCTCCCTTCAAGGAACCCATTGCCCGGCAAGGACCCTTTGTAATGAACACCGAAAACGAGGTCCGACAAGCTGCCCTGGACTACGCTACCGGAAATTTTTAG
- a CDS encoding flagellar biosynthesis anti-sigma factor FlgM: protein MSEFNPSYKIERKAGITPSSKAEKKQNQGKASSIPQDNDKVSLSPASRIPGQRRTSEVRRDMVEKFKTVLGNGAYQIKADEIADKMVQKIRENKGPSIF from the coding sequence ATGAGTGAATTCAACCCATCATACAAAATAGAGCGCAAAGCAGGTATCACCCCCTCTTCTAAAGCAGAAAAAAAACAAAACCAGGGGAAAGCATCTTCTATTCCTCAAGATAATGACAAAGTAAGCCTTTCCCCTGCTTCGAGGATCCCTGGACAAAGACGTACGTCGGAAGTCCGCCGCGATATGGTTGAAAAGTTTAAAACAGTTCTGGGGAATGGGGCCTATCAAATAAAAGCGGACGAAATTGCCGACAAAATGGTTCAAAAGATCCGTGAAAACAAGGGGCCTTCTATTTTCTGA
- the tatA gene encoding twin-arginine translocase TatA/TatE family subunit, producing the protein MMGIGFPELMIILVIIMIIFGAGKLPEIGSAFGRSIKNFKTSMKEAEEGEAQGEVESAPEPGAVAENAESAGTSEPAPEPVEADADTPKATENS; encoded by the coding sequence ATGATGGGAATAGGGTTTCCGGAACTGATGATCATTTTGGTAATTATTATGATTATCTTTGGAGCCGGAAAATTGCCGGAAATTGGCAGTGCATTCGGGAGGAGCATCAAGAATTTTAAGACCTCCATGAAAGAAGCAGAGGAAGGTGAAGCGCAGGGCGAAGTAGAGTCCGCTCCAGAACCCGGGGCCGTGGCTGAAAACGCCGAAAGTGCGGGAACTTCAGAACCCGCTCCTGAACCGGTTGAAGCTGACGCTGATACCCCGAAAGCCACCGAAAATAGTTAA
- a CDS encoding DUF1538 domain-containing protein, giving the protein MVKQLSKKLWASFMDVVPILIVIICFQTLIIQKPFPNLAESLFGLVLVVGGLFIFMLGLETALFPIGEKMAGQFAAKGSGPWVIFFGFALGFSTTIAEPALTVIARKAGELAVQGQAIEKSSLGNFVFWLRITIASSVGISGALGVFRIIKGWSLVHFIITGYALIISVTIFAPKEIIGIAFDAGGITTSTITVPLITALGVGLASSIRGRNPVTDGFGIIALASLLPILFVLVFGIVVYGVGG; this is encoded by the coding sequence ATGGTCAAGCAACTCAGTAAAAAATTGTGGGCCTCTTTCATGGATGTCGTTCCCATCCTGATAGTGATCATCTGTTTTCAAACCCTGATAATTCAAAAACCGTTTCCCAATCTGGCGGAAAGTCTGTTTGGCCTGGTCCTTGTGGTTGGCGGCCTGTTCATCTTTATGCTCGGACTTGAAACGGCCCTGTTCCCTATCGGCGAAAAAATGGCCGGTCAGTTTGCAGCAAAAGGGAGCGGTCCCTGGGTGATATTTTTTGGTTTTGCTCTGGGCTTTTCCACCACAATTGCAGAACCTGCCTTAACCGTAATAGCCAGAAAAGCCGGAGAACTTGCTGTTCAAGGGCAAGCCATAGAAAAGTCCTCGCTGGGGAATTTTGTTTTTTGGCTCCGAATCACCATTGCGAGCTCTGTAGGTATTTCCGGTGCCCTGGGTGTTTTTAGAATTATCAAAGGCTGGTCTCTTGTTCACTTTATCATCACAGGATATGCGCTGATTATCAGTGTCACAATTTTTGCGCCAAAAGAAATCATCGGTATTGCTTTTGATGCAGGTGGGATCACCACCTCAACCATCACGGTCCCCTTGATCACCGCCCTAGGCGTTGGCCTGGCTTCCAGTATTCGCGGACGCAACCCGGTAACGGATGGATTTGGGATCATTGCACTGGCCAGCCTGTTGCCTATCCTGTTTGTTCTTGTTTTCGGGATTGTTGTTTATGGAGTGGGAGGTTAA
- a CDS encoding DUF1538 domain-containing protein produces the protein MEGYIALLADSFTGTIRDVMPIIIVLTFFQAVAIQKKLPNLKRILFGMALVIVGLAIFLVGLEKCIFPIGKAMANQLSNPAVLAENNPGLKASLEQGIQPGAMVYIWALVFAFFIGFSTTMAEPSLIAVALKASEISTGSISPLGLRIAVALGVAVGVGLGAYRIVVGNPLEYYIIGGYFFLMIQTYFAPKFIIPLAYDSGGVTTSTVTVPLVVALGIGLASNVPGRSPLMDGFGLIAFASLFPIISVLGYAMIGAYFAKKKEDSPAPDTQQ, from the coding sequence ATGGAAGGGTATATCGCATTATTAGCCGATTCCTTTACCGGAACCATACGGGATGTCATGCCGATCATTATCGTCCTGACATTTTTCCAGGCTGTCGCCATTCAGAAAAAACTTCCGAATTTGAAACGCATCCTATTTGGAATGGCACTGGTGATCGTTGGTCTCGCTATTTTTCTGGTCGGTCTTGAAAAATGTATTTTTCCCATTGGCAAGGCCATGGCCAACCAGTTGTCTAATCCTGCAGTTCTGGCCGAAAACAATCCGGGATTAAAAGCGTCCCTAGAACAGGGCATTCAACCTGGTGCCATGGTTTACATCTGGGCTCTGGTATTTGCCTTTTTCATTGGATTCTCAACCACTATGGCAGAACCCTCATTAATTGCGGTCGCCCTGAAAGCCAGTGAAATTTCCACCGGTTCAATATCACCCTTGGGACTAAGAATCGCTGTAGCACTTGGAGTGGCAGTCGGGGTCGGACTGGGGGCTTACAGAATTGTGGTCGGGAATCCACTGGAGTATTACATTATAGGAGGATATTTTTTCCTGATGATCCAGACTTACTTCGCCCCCAAGTTCATTATCCCACTCGCCTATGATTCTGGCGGAGTAACCACGTCGACCGTCACCGTGCCGCTGGTGGTTGCATTGGGGATCGGGTTGGCGTCCAATGTTCCTGGCCGGTCTCCCTTAATGGACGGATTCGGCCTCATTGCTTTTGCTTCCCTCTTTCCGATAATCAGTGTCCTGGGCTATGCTATGATTGGAGCCTACTTTGCAAAGAAAAAAGAGGACTCCCCTGCCCCGGACACGCAACAATGA
- a CDS encoding P-II family nitrogen regulator: MRFKAILALVNDDYQEDVITAAKAAGATGATILNARGEGIHNNQSFLGLTVESQKDLLLFLVEDFHANKIMEAIYEAGKLNESGNGIAFSLLVDRAIGLESQLPTMEKDVKDSYI; this comes from the coding sequence ATGCGATTTAAAGCTATCCTTGCGTTGGTCAACGACGACTATCAGGAAGATGTAATCACTGCTGCGAAGGCAGCAGGCGCTACCGGCGCAACCATTTTAAATGCCAGAGGAGAAGGTATCCACAACAACCAGTCATTTCTCGGATTGACTGTGGAATCCCAGAAAGATCTGTTGCTTTTTCTAGTGGAAGATTTTCATGCCAACAAAATAATGGAAGCCATCTACGAGGCAGGAAAGTTGAATGAATCTGGAAACGGAATTGCATTTTCACTCCTGGTCGACCGCGCGATTGGGCTGGAAAGCCAGCTCCCTACGATGGAGAAGGATGTGAAGGACAGTTACATATAA
- a CDS encoding CBS domain-containing protein: MPENLRVLEVMMPNFKKIEGTAKISDVLPQMKKDNLNAVLVEPRDKVDVYGILTLKDIARKVIGLNRRLHETHAYEIMSKPVLSIPGDMPVIYAARLMTNFNVSYGMVISSDQVAGLVSLNGIVHHWKDE, from the coding sequence ATGCCTGAAAATCTAAGAGTCCTAGAAGTGATGATGCCAAATTTCAAAAAAATTGAGGGCACTGCCAAGATTTCGGATGTGTTGCCTCAAATGAAAAAAGACAATTTGAATGCAGTTCTGGTTGAACCTCGAGACAAAGTAGATGTTTACGGAATTCTCACATTAAAAGATATCGCGAGAAAAGTGATCGGGCTGAACAGGAGACTTCATGAAACCCATGCCTATGAAATAATGTCAAAGCCGGTGTTATCGATTCCAGGGGATATGCCAGTAATTTATGCTGCGCGGCTGATGACTAATTTCAATGTTTCATACGGAATGGTGATTAGCAGTGACCAGGTTGCTGGACTTGTCTCATTAAATGGAATTGTGCATCACTGGAAAGACGAATAG
- a CDS encoding DUF1566 domain-containing protein has protein sequence MSEEPRFVDRGDGTVFDNQLKIAWAQKDSWQIAQDWLDFDEAMTFIDNLNRKDYLGFHDWRMPENHEIETLHTPDSTIKGRSNVEIHLPDLFEEGGGNASWALPFDQQAAYYFSYQSGLSQHYDKDFSQGYVRPVRLWGDE, from the coding sequence ATGTCCGAGGAACCCAGATTTGTCGACCGGGGTGACGGCACTGTTTTTGACAACCAGCTGAAAATTGCGTGGGCTCAAAAGGACTCCTGGCAAATCGCTCAGGACTGGCTTGATTTCGATGAAGCCATGACGTTCATCGATAATTTAAACCGCAAAGATTACCTGGGGTTTCATGACTGGCGCATGCCGGAGAATCATGAAATCGAAACCCTGCACACTCCTGATAGTACTATTAAAGGACGATCTAATGTTGAAATCCACCTTCCTGACCTGTTTGAAGAAGGTGGAGGCAACGCCTCATGGGCTCTGCCCTTTGACCAGCAAGCGGCCTATTACTTCTCCTACCAGAGTGGATTATCCCAGCATTATGACAAGGATTTTTCCCAGGGATATGTAAGGCCGGTTCGGCTGTGGGGAGATGAATGA
- the nadC gene encoding carboxylating nicotinate-nucleotide diphosphorylase, which yields MRPSSLKTSYETKQALSSQHSPAKRIKARIVPGFEEIQHWVRSALKEDIESGDITTESIVEPDRKARGLVTAKEPLTLCGLKLFEAVFKELDPNCSFNIFGHEDGEQLKPDSKVVEVEGTARAVLIGERTALNIMQRLSGIATQTRQYAKAAHPVTLLDTRKTTPGLRVFEKYAVACGGGTNHRFGLFDAVLIKDNHIKIAGGIKEAVDRVRENLGEEQSIEVETTSTSEIEQALAAEVDTILLDNMDNEAVRQAIKQINGKAKIEVSGNITLDRLKDLSGMCIDYISVGALTHSVRAVDLSLNIDLS from the coding sequence ATGAGACCGTCTTCTTTGAAAACCTCATATGAAACGAAACAAGCCTTGAGCAGTCAGCACAGTCCAGCGAAACGTATTAAAGCCCGCATTGTACCCGGTTTTGAGGAAATTCAACACTGGGTAAGGAGTGCACTTAAGGAAGATATTGAAAGTGGAGACATCACCACAGAATCTATTGTAGAGCCTGATCGCAAGGCGCGTGGATTGGTAACTGCCAAGGAACCCTTGACCTTGTGCGGTTTAAAGCTGTTTGAAGCTGTATTCAAGGAGCTGGATCCAAATTGTTCTTTTAATATTTTTGGGCATGAAGATGGAGAGCAACTCAAGCCAGATTCAAAGGTGGTGGAAGTTGAAGGTACAGCCCGTGCTGTACTGATTGGCGAAAGGACTGCGCTTAACATCATGCAACGATTGTCTGGTATTGCAACCCAGACCAGGCAATATGCCAAGGCTGCACATCCAGTGACATTGCTGGACACTCGGAAAACAACCCCCGGTCTTCGTGTTTTTGAAAAGTACGCTGTTGCTTGCGGTGGAGGGACCAATCACCGGTTTGGTTTGTTTGATGCGGTCCTGATCAAAGACAATCATATAAAGATAGCCGGGGGTATCAAAGAGGCGGTTGATCGCGTCCGTGAAAATCTGGGAGAGGAACAATCGATTGAAGTTGAAACCACCAGTACTTCCGAGATTGAGCAAGCACTTGCAGCCGAGGTGGATACCATTTTACTGGACAACATGGATAATGAAGCGGTTCGGCAAGCGATCAAGCAAATAAACGGGAAAGCAAAAATTGAGGTTTCAGGAAACATCACGTTGGACCGGTTAAAGGACCTGAGCGGAATGTGTATTGATTATATTTCAGTGGGTGCCCTGACTCATTCGGTCCGTGCGGTTGACCTGAGCCTTAATATCGATCTATCCTGA
- a CDS encoding Glu/Leu/Phe/Val dehydrogenase, translating to MSNSESIPQLPKRLELEELPQISGGRFSVHDQAEEQSRYRMVDPATGEAKGFVVVDNTNRGPGLGGIRIAPDLTLSEVGRLAYAMSLKNSVACLPYGGGKAGLVGNPDLLIANPDFKKELIHLTAETLFTLPSYIPAPDMGTNDHDVQQIYDYYSEKLGTKFHKRGGASRLPETGGIPIDAWALTAHGMVSALETLESLQGDFSIKGCRVVVQGFGNVGAPAVEKLAALGARIVGASDINRAIFHSKGLNISSLMDAKKKGGLIHYSDETEKSFDSKHVDWLLEAPCDVLIPAARPDAITARNADRIDCKIVIQGANAPSNRLTEYYLENRRGILNCSDFIVNVGGVIGCAAELEMTMDEDYRARVLASGNNGRSYVENLIYNTVARNTKEIMGRLNSSPIKDKTFREEALALAEDRLGQPELTWL from the coding sequence ATGAGCAATTCTGAATCAATACCCCAGCTTCCAAAGCGCCTGGAGTTGGAGGAACTCCCTCAAATATCCGGAGGACGATTTTCGGTTCACGATCAAGCTGAAGAGCAATCCCGCTACCGCATGGTTGACCCTGCTACGGGAGAGGCAAAGGGATTCGTAGTCGTCGACAACACCAATCGAGGTCCAGGTCTTGGCGGAATCCGCATTGCCCCGGACCTTACATTAAGCGAAGTGGGAAGACTCGCCTATGCCATGTCGCTCAAGAACAGCGTTGCCTGCCTGCCGTATGGAGGTGGAAAAGCGGGATTGGTTGGGAACCCTGATTTACTAATAGCAAATCCGGATTTCAAAAAAGAACTGATTCACCTTACCGCTGAAACATTGTTCACCCTTCCCTCCTACATACCCGCTCCCGATATGGGTACCAATGATCACGATGTCCAGCAAATTTATGACTACTATAGCGAGAAACTCGGGACAAAATTTCATAAACGTGGTGGAGCTTCTCGGTTACCCGAAACGGGTGGAATTCCAATCGACGCCTGGGCTTTGACGGCTCATGGAATGGTCTCCGCCCTTGAAACTCTGGAGTCCTTGCAAGGTGACTTTTCCATAAAAGGTTGCCGGGTAGTGGTTCAGGGATTCGGCAATGTCGGAGCACCTGCAGTAGAAAAACTGGCGGCTTTGGGAGCCCGGATAGTCGGCGCATCTGATATTAATCGGGCAATATTTCATTCCAAAGGCCTAAATATTTCCTCCCTGATGGATGCCAAGAAAAAGGGAGGTCTGATCCATTACTCAGACGAAACTGAAAAATCATTCGATTCGAAACATGTCGACTGGTTGCTGGAAGCCCCCTGCGATGTCCTGATACCTGCCGCCCGCCCGGACGCCATCACGGCTAGAAACGCTGATAGAATCGATTGCAAAATAGTAATCCAGGGAGCCAATGCACCGAGCAATCGTTTAACTGAATACTACCTGGAAAACAGGCGCGGCATCCTCAATTGCTCAGACTTTATTGTCAATGTAGGGGGCGTTATCGGTTGTGCCGCAGAGTTGGAAATGACGATGGATGAAGATTATCGAGCCCGGGTTTTAGCAAGCGGAAATAATGGTCGCTCGTATGTTGAAAATTTGATTTATAATACTGTTGCAAGGAACACGAAAGAAATAATGGGTCGTTTAAATTCGAGCCCCATCAAAGACAAAACTTTTAGGGAAGAAGCCCTGGCATTAGCTGAAGACCGGCTTGGACAACCAGAACTAACCTGGCTATAA
- a CDS encoding DUF2892 domain-containing protein, with protein MKNVGTTDRLIRMILGLGLVFGGIASNGSLGCAFVIVGLVVTFSGMTGKCVFYTCQGINTCALPPKAEN; from the coding sequence ATGAAAAACGTTGGAACCACGGATAGATTAATAAGGATGATTTTGGGACTGGGACTTGTTTTTGGAGGAATTGCAAGTAATGGCAGCCTGGGTTGTGCCTTTGTAATTGTGGGCTTAGTCGTGACCTTTTCTGGCATGACTGGCAAATGTGTTTTCTACACTTGCCAGGGAATCAACACCTGTGCCCTTCCACCAAAAGCGGAAAATTAA
- the hemC gene encoding hydroxymethylbilane synthase, which yields MDDSKTLKKIRIGTRGSPLALWQANWVKQCLEEEHPHLTMELVKISTSGDKIQDVALAKIGGKGLFTKEIEESLLQYGSDIAVHSMKDVPVGLPAGLGISVILEREDPRDALVSRDGTTKLADLKEGARIGTGSLRRTTQLLAFRPDLEIVPLRGNVQTRLNKMETENLDGVILAAAGLKRLGFGEKITEAISEEILIPGVAQGAVGIETRLQDLPILSALMPLDHEETNQAVEAERAFLRRLEGGCQVPIGSYATIEGDEVHIRGMVGSLDGKRIIKAERTGHIEDPGRVGYDLAGEVLEMGAGEILKEVYGQS from the coding sequence ATGGACGACTCAAAAACACTTAAAAAAATCCGCATTGGTACGCGGGGCAGTCCCCTTGCTCTCTGGCAAGCCAATTGGGTCAAACAATGCCTTGAAGAAGAGCACCCCCATCTGACTATGGAGCTCGTGAAAATTTCCACATCTGGGGATAAGATTCAGGATGTTGCCCTTGCAAAAATTGGAGGAAAGGGATTATTCACCAAGGAAATTGAGGAGTCCCTTTTGCAGTACGGAAGCGACATCGCGGTTCACAGTATGAAAGACGTGCCGGTTGGGTTGCCTGCCGGGCTTGGAATCTCTGTAATTCTTGAGAGGGAAGATCCTCGCGATGCTTTGGTTTCCCGGGATGGAACTACTAAACTTGCGGATCTGAAGGAGGGGGCAAGGATAGGCACAGGTAGTCTGCGGCGCACCACTCAGTTGCTGGCATTTCGTCCGGATCTGGAAATCGTTCCTCTGCGTGGGAATGTCCAAACCCGATTGAACAAAATGGAAACCGAAAACCTCGATGGGGTGATTTTGGCCGCAGCCGGGTTGAAACGTTTAGGTTTTGGAGAAAAGATTACGGAAGCAATCTCCGAGGAAATTTTAATCCCCGGTGTAGCTCAAGGAGCGGTTGGAATCGAAACCCGCTTACAGGACCTTCCCATTCTCAGTGCTTTGATGCCACTCGACCATGAAGAAACGAATCAGGCTGTTGAAGCAGAACGGGCTTTTTTAAGACGACTCGAAGGGGGGTGTCAGGTCCCGATTGGATCTTACGCTACCATTGAAGGGGATGAAGTTCATATTCGGGGTATGGTGGGGAGTCTTGATGGTAAACGAATTATCAAGGCTGAAAGAACGGGCCATATAGAAGACCCCGGTCGGGTCGGATACGATCTTGCGGGTGAAGTTTTGGAAATGGGAGCTGGTGAAATCCTGAAGGAAGTGTACGGTCAAAGCTAG
- a CDS encoding glutamyl-tRNA reductase: protein MAVSNLILVGVNHKTTPVEVREKLAFNQGKIEESTELLLQYPEIQENTIISTCNRVEIYARVNDIEAGTDRLKEFLSQYHHIELEELDQYFYSYQDNDTVEHLFKVSSSLDSMVLGEAQILGQVKDAYSLARSLRATGQILNQLFEKAFNVAKRVREETGIAESAVSISSAAVELARKIFDDLENHTVMLVGTGEMAELAAKHLISYGAKTVYITSRTYERAAALAQTLNGSALDFQNFKEDLHKADIVISSTAAPKFIIERDMVDDAIHKRKNRPMFFIDIAVPRDIAPEVNELDNVYLYDIDDLQGVVNANIKEREREAEIAVEIIQSEVDKFNNWIVSLDAVPTIVEIRKQAEVAALTEADKTLARMPHLTDDDRLAIHNMTQSIINKILHKPTVNLKKKTQSNEGHAYLKAIRELFHLDD, encoded by the coding sequence ATGGCAGTTTCTAATCTTATTCTGGTTGGCGTAAACCACAAGACCACCCCGGTGGAGGTCCGTGAAAAGCTCGCATTCAATCAGGGGAAAATTGAAGAATCGACTGAACTTCTGTTGCAGTATCCGGAAATTCAGGAAAACACGATCATCTCCACATGTAACCGGGTGGAGATTTATGCCCGCGTCAATGATATTGAGGCGGGCACTGATCGTTTAAAAGAATTCCTGAGCCAGTACCATCACATTGAATTGGAAGAATTGGATCAGTACTTTTACAGCTATCAGGATAACGATACTGTTGAACACCTGTTCAAGGTTTCTTCCAGTCTCGACTCCATGGTCCTTGGCGAAGCCCAGATTCTGGGCCAGGTAAAGGATGCCTACAGTCTGGCTCGATCCTTGAGAGCTACCGGGCAAATTCTCAATCAACTTTTCGAAAAAGCCTTCAATGTAGCCAAACGTGTTCGAGAAGAGACCGGTATTGCTGAAAGTGCTGTCTCCATCAGTTCCGCCGCTGTTGAGTTGGCACGCAAGATTTTTGATGATCTGGAAAATCACACGGTCATGCTGGTTGGCACAGGGGAAATGGCTGAGCTTGCTGCGAAGCATCTTATCTCTTACGGGGCTAAAACCGTCTACATCACCAGCCGGACTTATGAACGGGCCGCGGCCCTTGCCCAGACCTTAAACGGCTCTGCCCTTGATTTTCAGAATTTCAAGGAAGATCTCCACAAGGCGGACATTGTCATCAGTTCGACTGCGGCTCCTAAATTTATTATTGAGCGGGACATGGTGGATGACGCAATTCACAAACGCAAAAACCGACCGATGTTTTTCATTGATATCGCCGTGCCCCGGGACATTGCCCCGGAAGTGAACGAACTCGATAACGTGTATCTGTACGATATTGATGATCTTCAGGGAGTGGTCAACGCCAATATCAAGGAGCGGGAAAGAGAAGCAGAAATTGCCGTTGAAATCATTCAGTCGGAGGTGGACAAGTTTAACAACTGGATTGTGTCTCTGGATGCAGTCCCGACCATAGTTGAAATCCGCAAGCAGGCGGAGGTAGCAGCTCTAACTGAAGCGGATAAGACACTGGCGCGCATGCCGCACCTCACTGATGATGATCGTCTTGCGATTCATAATATGACACAGTCGATCATCAATAAAATTTTGCACAAGCCGACAGTAAACTTAAAGAAAAAAACCCAGTCTAACGAAGGGCACGCCTACTTGAAAGCCATTCGCGAACTGTTTCACCTGGATGATTAA